The stretch of DNA TTACGGGCGGTGCGCGTCAACCGATGGCCGTGGCCGGGTCCGCCTCGGCCAGCGCCTCGCGCAGCAGCTCCTCGTCGCCGCGCGCGACGGAGTCGATGAACAGGAAGCCCACGCGCACGGGCTCGGCCGGGTCTTCCGGGCACTGGAAGCGGGCGGCGTAGATGCCGCGCTCGGTGGGCGCCGGATGGCCGTACTGCACCTCCACCAGCCACCCGCGGCCCCGCTCGTCCTGGAAGATCGCCTTGTCCTTCATCGCCCCGCGCGCGCGTGATGCCTTCGACTTTCCTTCGGCCGCGCATCAATACCTCGCATCCGCCGTCCACGTTCCGCGCATCGCATCGGCCCGCGCGACAGGTCTCCATTCCCGAAACAAAGACGTCCACGAGAGATGCGCATCTCCCGTGGACGAAACACGTTGCCGGCTATCGATCGGTCCCGTTCCGCGCTGGGTCAGCGGATGTGGCAGAGGCCGACCATGCCTCGGCCGATTACCTGCTCGCCGGACGTCGGGTGCAGACGAGCGCGTCACCGAGCGTCCAGGTGGCGCCGGCGTCGCGAGTGACCTCGTACGAGAGGCGGAAGGAATCGGGAGATGCGACGCGGTAGGCGAAGCGTTCGCGCCGGTCGGGCGCTGCGGGGCGCGTCTCGCCGAGCAGGACGACGGAGGTGTCGCTCCAGGCATCGGCCGTGAAGCGCCGGGTGCCGCCGCCGACGTCGAAGATCGTGGCGGCCAGCCGGCCGGAGGGGACGTGGACGCCCCACATCGACACTGCGGCGTAGCGGTGCGGCGGCCGGTCCTGGTGCCGCTGCTGGAGCCAGACGCCGCCCATCTCCCGCGAGAACGTCACGTCGGAGGCGATGGGCGTCCCGTTCGCGAACGCACCCTCGCAGTTCCACGAGCCGGAGAGGAACCCGAACAGCCGGTCGCGCATCCGCGCCGTCGCTGCCGTGTCCGCGGGCGCAGCAGCGGTCGCGGCGGGCGCGGGCGCGGCTGGCGTGGACGCCTGCGCGGAGAGGCGTGGGGCCGCGAGGGCGAGCAGGAGCGTAACGAGCGGAACGGCGAGGCGGCGGCTGGGCTGCATCGGTAGATCGAAATGAGGTTGGATACGCGGTGGCTCGTCCCGCGGCTACGCGGCGACGCGAACGGAGGCGAGCTGCGCCTCGACCTCGGCACGATCGGACGCGGAGGGGTCGAGGCGCAGGTAGGCTTCCAGCTCGCGCGCCGCCTCCGCGTGGCGGCCGAGCGCGGTGAGCGCCATCGCGCGGTTGCGGCGCAGGCCCGCCACCTCCGGCGCAAGGCCGACGGCGCGGTCCAGGTCCGCCAGCGCCTCGTCCGTCCGCCCCAGCTCGAAGCGGATGGCGGCGCGGTTCGCGTAGGCCAGCGGGTGCGCCGGGTCCAGCGCGAGCGCCGCGTCGTAGTCCGCCAGCGCCTCCTCCCTGCGCCCCATCTGCCCCAGCACCTGTGCGCGCCGCATGACCGCCAGCTTGCGCGCCGGGTCCAGGTCGATGGCGCGGGAGTACGCATCGACCGCTTCGTCCAGCTGCCTCATGGCGCTCAGGCACTGGCCCATGTTCAGCCACACCTCCGGGTAGGGCGACGAGCGGTCCACGGCGGCGCGGTAGTCCGCCAGCGCCTCGGCGTAGCGGTTGCGGCGCAGGTAGAGGTTGCCGCGCTCGTTGTAGTACTCGGAGTAGCCGGGGTCCATCTCCATCGCCGCACTCAGGCTGGCGATGGCGTCGTCGTACGCGCCGGTGGCGGCGTAGACCTGCGCGGCGTTGTACAGCAGCACGGACCGGTGCAGCCGGTGCTTCTCCGGCGGAAGCGCCTCGTTCAGCCGCTCGAAGCCGGAGCGCGAGATGTCGATGGCCGCCGCGGCGTCGCCCTGGCGGTGGCGGACGAGCGCGAGCCCGTTCAGCAGGAAGACGCGCGTGAAGTGCCGGTCCGCGGGCGTCAGGTCCGCCTCGTCGAGCGCCGCGAGCCCGCGGTTCAGGTAGTCTTCCGCGAGGGCGAGGTCGCGCTTCGGGAGATGCCGCGCGTGCAGCATGGCCAGCGCGTACAGCGTCCGCGCGCGGCTCCGCGGGTCGGTCGTGAGCTCCAGCTCGTTCGCGAGCAGCGCGTGCGCACGCTCGGCCAGGCCCACGGCGATGTACGTGTTGTAGACGTTGTGCGCCACGTTCCAGCGCGGCACCGGGTGCCACGCCGGGGCGAAGTCCGCCAGGCTCGCCTCCAGCCGCTCGGCGAACGGCAGCGCATCTTCGTAGTAGCCCAGGTGGTTGAGCGTGGGCACCGCGCCGGACGTCCACCACGTCGCTCGCCTCACGTCGCCCGCCTCGGTCCACAGGCGCACGATCTGGTGCACGTGCACCTGCGCATCGATCTCGCCGGCCCGCACCCGCTCCTCCAGCTCCAGCGCCTCGCGGGCGGCGCTCCGCGCATCCGGCCGCTCTGCCGGCTCCCGGTCGATGTCGAGTGCGGCGGGGACGACCGGCGTGCCCGGCGCGAACGAAGCCGCGACGGCATCGGCGTT from Longimicrobiaceae bacterium encodes:
- a CDS encoding tetratricopeptide repeat protein, which translates into the protein MQPGANIPPYSPALRGQVIVLSAPHSPARSERMAAWVDAARATGAAAWLVSCDTGRAGLWAGLNTWLEAVLREIERDAPDLLARHDAELVAVLPALARRVTRRHVPLTESAPLEEATRNYAGDRAYRLGHGIIDLLDEWSARSGRRPWVLACDDFDRRGALVGRFFRELVRRRGETLGLTLLAAAEPENADAVAASFAPGTPVVPAALDIDREPAERPDARSAAREALELEERVRAGEIDAQVHVHQIVRLWTEAGDVRRATWWTSGAVPTLNHLGYYEDALPFAERLEASLADFAPAWHPVPRWNVAHNVYNTYIAVGLAERAHALLANELELTTDPRSRARTLYALAMLHARHLPKRDLALAEDYLNRGLAALDEADLTPADRHFTRVFLLNGLALVRHRQGDAAAAIDISRSGFERLNEALPPEKHRLHRSVLLYNAAQVYAATGAYDDAIASLSAAMEMDPGYSEYYNERGNLYLRRNRYAEALADYRAAVDRSSPYPEVWLNMGQCLSAMRQLDEAVDAYSRAIDLDPARKLAVMRRAQVLGQMGRREEALADYDAALALDPAHPLAYANRAAIRFELGRTDEALADLDRAVGLAPEVAGLRRNRAMALTALGRHAEAARELEAYLRLDPSASDRAEVEAQLASVRVAA